One Vigna unguiculata cultivar IT97K-499-35 chromosome 7, ASM411807v1, whole genome shotgun sequence genomic region harbors:
- the LOC114192335 gene encoding casparian strip membrane protein 2 produces MSTTIDIPESSKVVKGKGVVAAPLRPGGWKKGVAIMDFILRLGAIAAALGAAATMGTSDQTLPFFTQFFQFEASYDSFTTFQFFVITMALVGGYLVLSLPFSVVAIIRPHAVGPRLFLIILDTVFLTLATASAASAAAVVYLAHNGDQDTNWLAICNQFGDFCAQTSSAVVSSFVAVVVFVLLIVMSALAIGKP; encoded by the exons ATGTCAACCACCATCGATATCCCAGAATCAAGTAAAGTAGTTAAAGGAAAAGGTGTGGTTGCGGCACCACTGAGACCAGGAGGATGGAAAAAAGGGGTAGCCATAATGGATTTCATTCTAAGGTTAGGTGCCATAGCTGCTGCTCTTGGTGCTGCTGCCACCATGGGAACAAGTGATCAGACACTACCTTTCTTCACTCAGTTCTTTCAGTTTGAGGCTAGTTATGATAGCTTCACTACTTTTCA GTTCTTTGTTATTACTATGGCTTTAGTGGGTGGCTACCTGGTGCTGTCTCTTCCTTTCTCCGTTGTTGCAATTATTCGCCCCCATGCTGTTGGACCAAGGCTTTTCCTCATTATCTTGGACACT GTGTTTCTGACTCTAGCTACTGCTAGTGCTGCTTCAGCTGCTGCCGTGGTTTACTTAGCACACAATGGTGATCAGGACACGAACTGGTTAGCCATATGCAACCAATTTGGAGACTTTTGTGCGCAGACCAGTTCAGCTGTGGTCTCATCGTTCGTTGCCGTTGTTGTCTTCGTGTTGTTGATTGTCATGTCTGCTTTGGCTATTGGGAAGCCTTGA
- the LOC114190165 gene encoding uncharacterized protein LOC114190165 codes for MWPLLLVVAVAGSTGFATKHFLSNHRNTGEVENANIHDPSAFTFSSSESASQRDGVFTFSSSKSLTQQDRPKSRRPRASKNGVRAPKVEVRPEQRNGGRRLRFLLKKREISKNVAAKSPFHCFKDNSLFDWGICFGIMYMMSAGKAEINKLNETMNETAKLVQELKSEVNNRKSSCDLQNLDSVGNGVRNSSKIRGRNVAMHNNTKSELEDTDLKIWSPAVNDSGECGSSALTEEPEPQVLEMDQLEAELEFELQKLSGCTTGAPCYEETKPNLNEFEAPDEGYHGTDDWNFNYSESHGVSASELHQKLSHLLIKQQENQIIELESELHRTQSNLREKEAELHALKNCVKHLTELSLSTVSDDETQALTDPKGTSDCDNNNIIDFESKPSIVGTKRPFNSESWS; via the exons ATGTGGCCCCTTCTTTTGGTCGTTGCGGTGGCCGGATCCACTGGTTTCGCCACCAAACACTTCCTTAGTAATCACAGGAACACCGGTGAGGTTGAGAACGCCAATATCCACGATCCAAGTGCTTTTACCTTTTCCAGTTCCGAAAGCGCTTCTCAGCGTGACGGTGTCTTTACGTTTTCCAGCTCCAAATCTCTCACACAACAGGATCGACCTAAGAGTAGAAGACCCCGAGCCTCCAAGAACGGAGTTAGGGCTCCGAAGGTTGAGGTGCGACCGGAGCAGAGGAACGGTGGAAGGAGATTACGCTTTCTATTAAAGAAGAGGGAAATTTCGAAGAATGTAGCTGCGAAGTCTCCGTTTCATTGTTTCAAAG ATAACTCCTTGTTTGATTGGGGAATTTGCTTTGGCATCATGTACATGATGTCTGCTGGAAAAGCTGAGATAAACAAGCTGAACGAGACCATGAACGAGACAGCTAAGCTCGTTCAGGAACTGAAATCTGAGGTCAACAACAGAAAATCGTCATGTGATCTTCAAAATTTGGACTCTGTTGGCAATGGTGTTAGGAACTCTTCCAAAATCAGAGGCAGGAATGTAGCAATGCACAATAATACAAAGAGTGAGCTTGAAGATACTGATCTCAAAATTTGGAGTCCTGCTGTGAATGACAGTGGTGAATGTGGGAGTAGTGCTCTTACTGAAGAACCAGAACCGCAGGTTCTGGAAATGGATCAACTGGAAGCAGAACTTGAATTTGAACTCCAAAAGCTTTCTGGGTGTACTACTGGTGCTCCTTGCTATGAAGAAACCAAGCCAAACTTAAATGAG TTTGAAGCTCCGGATGAAGGCTATCATGGAACAGATGACtggaattttaattattctgaATCTCATGGAGTGTCCGCTTCAGAACTGCATCAGAAATTAAGCCACTTACTGATAAAACAGCAAGAAAATCAGATCATAGAGCTAGAATCTGAACTGCACCGAACTCAATCAAATCTACGTGAGAAGGAAGCTGAACTCCATGCACTGAAGAACTGTGTCAAACACCTTACTGAGCTCTCGCTATCTACAGTTTCAG ATGATGAAACTCAAGCTCTCACTGATCCAAAGGGAACAAGCGATTGTGACAACAATAACATAATAGACTTTGAGTCAAAGCCTTCAATTGTTGGGACGAAAAGACCTTTTAATTCTGAATCTTGGTCGTGA